In one window of Candidatus Sulfuricurvum sp. RIFRC-1 DNA:
- a CDS encoding thiamine pyrophosphate-binding protein, with product MEHILSIRVADYIAKFLANHNDTAKTVFLVSGGGNMHIIDGIGKNPALNYVCNHHEQACAIAAEGYARVSNKIGIAVVTTGPGGTNAITGVMGGWVDSIPMLVISGQVKFVTTIASQPELNLRQIGDQEINIVDIVKPITKYAVMVTDKNDIRRYLEEAVYLAKHGRPGPVWIDVPLDIQGAMVEENDLVGFISPEEPTYDCQIFTVLDALKNAKRPVIIAGNGITLSNGVQEFRKLAAQLNIPVIGTFARYDIAKDDDSFYFGRSGSLGHRAGNFVVQNSDLIIAIGARLNIRVVSYNWEFFAREAKKIVVDIDPNELKKHTVEIDVPIEADAKVFCSELLEATDSAKLPSYSEWIERCQHYRRDFPTITDERQVVSDVVDSYNFYDIFSNVSRDDDIFVFGNGTACVASYQSLRLRKNQKVVVNSGCASMGYDVPAAIGACYANDQHEVICVTGDGSLQMNIQEFQTIIHNQLPIKLFVLNNDGYISIRNTQGGFFKGHYVGSTHESGVSCPDTIKIAQAYGFTTYRIENQTNLAEDISKVLAMKGPVVCEVMLSPTEKMEPKLSSEAKPDGRMVSKPLEDMFPFLDRETFKANMIVKTIDE from the coding sequence GTGGAGCATATTTTGAGTATACGGGTAGCCGATTACATTGCCAAATTTTTAGCAAATCACAACGATACGGCTAAAACCGTTTTTTTGGTTTCCGGTGGTGGAAACATGCATATTATCGATGGAATCGGTAAAAATCCTGCTCTTAACTATGTCTGTAACCACCATGAACAAGCGTGTGCAATTGCGGCAGAGGGATATGCCAGGGTTAGTAATAAGATCGGTATTGCCGTTGTCACTACAGGTCCAGGCGGGACAAACGCGATTACGGGTGTGATGGGAGGATGGGTTGATTCGATCCCAATGCTGGTGATCTCAGGCCAGGTCAAATTTGTCACAACGATTGCATCTCAACCTGAACTAAATCTTCGTCAGATCGGCGATCAGGAGATCAATATCGTCGATATTGTTAAACCGATTACAAAATACGCTGTGATGGTAACCGATAAAAATGATATTCGTCGTTATCTCGAAGAAGCTGTCTACCTTGCCAAACATGGTCGTCCGGGTCCAGTATGGATTGATGTACCGCTTGATATTCAGGGAGCAATGGTTGAAGAGAATGATTTAGTAGGGTTCATTTCTCCTGAAGAGCCAACTTATGATTGTCAAATTTTCACAGTTCTTGATGCATTGAAAAATGCAAAACGTCCAGTCATTATTGCGGGAAATGGGATTACGTTGTCGAATGGAGTACAAGAATTTAGAAAATTAGCTGCTCAATTAAATATTCCTGTTATCGGGACATTCGCACGCTATGATATTGCGAAAGACGATGACTCATTTTATTTCGGAAGATCAGGTTCATTAGGTCATCGTGCCGGAAATTTTGTGGTGCAAAACAGTGATTTGATTATTGCTATCGGTGCGAGACTTAATATTCGTGTTGTGAGTTACAATTGGGAATTTTTTGCCCGCGAAGCAAAAAAGATCGTTGTTGATATCGATCCAAACGAGTTAAAGAAACATACGGTAGAAATCGATGTACCGATTGAAGCGGATGCAAAAGTTTTTTGTAGCGAGTTATTAGAAGCGACTGATTCTGCCAAATTACCATCATACAGTGAGTGGATTGAACGATGTCAGCACTATCGCCGTGATTTTCCTACGATTACAGATGAGCGTCAAGTGGTTAGCGACGTAGTAGATTCGTATAATTTTTATGATATATTTTCAAACGTTTCGAGAGATGACGATATTTTTGTATTTGGAAACGGTACGGCCTGCGTAGCGTCTTACCAAAGTTTACGTTTGCGGAAAAATCAAAAAGTGGTTGTAAATTCCGGTTGTGCATCAATGGGCTACGATGTCCCTGCCGCTATCGGAGCATGTTATGCGAATGATCAGCATGAGGTTATATGCGTAACTGGGGATGGAAGTCTTCAGATGAATATCCAAGAATTTCAAACGATCATTCATAATCAGTTGCCAATTAAATTATTTGTTCTCAACAATGACGGATATATCTCCATTCGAAACACCCAAGGCGGTTTTTTCAAAGGGCATTATGTCGGTTCAACCCATGAGAGCGGAGTAAGCTGCCCAGATACGATTAAGATCGCACAGGCTTATGGTTTTACAACCTATCGAATAGAAAATCAAACTAACTTAGCTGAAGATATCAGTAAGGTTTTGGCGATGAAAGGTCCTGTTGTATGTGAAGTGATGCTGAGCCCGACGGAAAAGATGGAACCGAAACTCTCTTCTGAAGCGAAACCGGACGGGCGGATGGTTTCTAAACCATTGGAAGATATGTTTCCTTTCTTGGATCGTGAAACTTTTAAAGCTAATATGATTGTAAAGACGATTGATGAATAA
- a CDS encoding SDR family oxidoreductase has translation MNKQTVLITGASKGIGKAITDLLIKQKSYNILTPSHDDLNLSDRESIKIYCSKHPKIDILINNAGINILGAVDSIDDDEIDTMLGTNLIGPIALIRAVVPSMKITGYGKIINISSIWGIRSKENRTLYSATKFALNGVTKALSRELGEYNILVNSVCPGYVNTELTQKNVPLAEQEKIKATIPLGRFAEPDEIAQTVAFLISPNNTYITGQTIIIDGGFLA, from the coding sequence ATGAATAAGCAAACTGTTCTAATTACCGGAGCTTCCAAAGGGATTGGCAAAGCGATTACTGACCTTTTGATAAAACAAAAATCATATAATATATTAACGCCGTCACATGATGATCTTAATCTTTCAGATAGAGAATCCATTAAAATCTACTGTTCAAAACACCCTAAAATTGATATTTTGATTAATAATGCCGGCATTAACATTCTTGGAGCGGTGGACAGTATCGATGATGATGAAATCGATACAATGCTAGGGACCAATCTAATCGGTCCGATCGCTTTGATCCGAGCAGTAGTGCCATCCATGAAAATTACTGGTTATGGAAAAATAATTAACATCAGCTCGATTTGGGGTATCCGTTCCAAAGAAAACCGGACATTGTATTCGGCAACGAAATTTGCCCTCAATGGGGTGACTAAAGCCTTGTCACGAGAATTGGGAGAATACAATATCTTGGTTAATTCGGTTTGTCCAGGATACGTTAATACGGAATTGACGCAGAAAAATGTTCCACTTGCGGAGCAAGAAAAAATCAAAGCAACCATTCCTTTGGGACGTTTTGCCGAACCTGATGAAATTGCGCAAACTGTCGCTTTTTTGATTTCACCCAATAATACCTATATTACCGGTCAAACGATTATCATCGACGGAGGATTTTTAGCATGA
- a CDS encoding AroB-related putative sugar phosphate phospholyase (cyclizing) has product MTSLQIHSNLRDYTVSFENTFDFLKSMTAIEHKCIMIDRNVATLYQDHFNAVFKQDEVILFDAIEENKTLEYASVLIEQIIAQAAKKNLTVISIGGGITQDLTGFIASTLYRGVNWIFVPTTFLAQTDSCIGSKTSINFKSFKNLLGTFYPPSKIYINPAFLQTLTPLDFYSGIGETIKFQLMKEEKNKNFDQIIETIEKAKQDRTKLLPLIEDNMRVKLSYMEGDEFDQGRRNLLNYGHCLGHALETVTNYYVPHGIAVTVGMIFANAVSLGRGWMEEKIFNDLNEKLFAPNIPLVLETSHFDRERLLQAMKNDKKRIGKALTAIIPDSEFVMQKMDDVNEEEFDKALNMTKDFLVGRTI; this is encoded by the coding sequence ATGACATCACTTCAGATACACTCGAATCTTAGAGATTATACGGTCTCTTTTGAAAATACATTTGATTTTTTAAAATCAATGACTGCTATCGAACATAAGTGTATTATGATTGATCGCAATGTTGCTACTCTATATCAGGATCACTTCAACGCGGTATTCAAACAAGATGAAGTTATTTTATTTGATGCCATTGAGGAAAATAAAACACTTGAATATGCCAGCGTTTTGATTGAGCAGATTATTGCACAAGCCGCTAAAAAGAATTTGACAGTGATTTCGATCGGTGGAGGAATTACACAAGATTTGACGGGGTTTATTGCATCTACACTCTACCGTGGTGTCAACTGGATTTTTGTTCCAACCACTTTTTTAGCACAAACGGACAGCTGTATCGGCAGCAAAACATCGATTAATTTCAAATCCTTTAAAAACCTACTTGGGACATTTTATCCACCGTCAAAGATTTATATTAATCCCGCTTTTTTACAAACACTCACGCCTCTTGACTTTTACAGCGGGATCGGAGAAACGATAAAATTTCAGCTAATGAAAGAAGAAAAGAATAAAAACTTTGATCAAATTATAGAAACTATCGAAAAAGCAAAACAAGACCGTACCAAGTTGTTGCCGTTGATTGAAGACAATATGCGTGTTAAGCTTTCCTATATGGAAGGGGATGAATTCGATCAAGGACGACGAAACTTGCTTAATTATGGCCATTGTTTGGGACATGCACTTGAAACAGTAACTAATTATTATGTTCCACACGGTATTGCGGTAACAGTTGGGATGATTTTTGCTAATGCTGTTTCTTTGGGGCGGGGATGGATGGAAGAAAAGATTTTTAATGATCTCAATGAAAAACTCTTCGCACCTAATATACCGTTGGTTCTTGAAACCAGCCATTTTGATCGGGAACGGCTGTTACAGGCGATGAAAAATGATAAAAAGCGCATCGGTAAAGCATTAACCGCCATTATTCCTGATAGTGAATTTGTGATGCAAAAGATGGATGATGTGAATGAAGAAGAATTTGATAAAGCATTAAATATGACGAAAGATTTTTTAGTAGGGAGAACAATATGA
- a CDS encoding aldolase/citrate lyase family protein: MNIIEREMVEVLKVLRDEYGVFEIKAEFEAEGSRIEEMMRLKDITSKVDLPIILKIGGVEAITDIYNGLSIGVKGIIAPMAETPFAVSKFLNSIETFVAEDNREDVDFAINIETQTAYENLDKIFTLEKLPLLYGITIGRVDMVGSMGYDRSKVDGEEISAMCRTIFQKAREKNLKTGLGGAISTGSIPLIQSLFNEGLVDKYETRKVVFAANAISKDPEAGILKAIEFELLWLKSKRRYYSRIKAEDDQRINMLEKRLGH; encoded by the coding sequence ATGAATATTATCGAACGAGAGATGGTAGAAGTCTTAAAAGTACTTCGGGATGAGTATGGTGTTTTTGAAATCAAAGCAGAGTTTGAAGCAGAGGGTAGCCGTATCGAGGAGATGATGCGTCTCAAAGATATTACGTCAAAAGTTGATTTGCCAATCATTCTAAAAATCGGTGGCGTAGAAGCTATCACCGATATTTACAATGGTCTTTCTATCGGTGTGAAAGGGATTATTGCTCCAATGGCTGAGACTCCATTCGCAGTTTCTAAATTTCTAAACTCTATCGAGACTTTTGTAGCTGAAGATAATCGCGAAGATGTTGATTTTGCAATAAATATCGAAACACAAACTGCCTATGAAAATCTGGATAAAATCTTTACCCTTGAGAAGCTACCTCTTTTGTATGGGATTACTATCGGTCGAGTCGATATGGTCGGTTCGATGGGGTATGATCGCAGTAAAGTTGATGGGGAAGAGATTTCTGCAATGTGTCGAACCATTTTCCAAAAAGCTCGTGAAAAAAATCTAAAAACAGGCCTTGGCGGGGCAATTTCTACAGGGTCGATTCCACTCATACAATCATTATTTAATGAAGGATTGGTCGATAAATACGAAACACGAAAAGTTGTTTTTGCAGCTAATGCAATTTCTAAAGATCCTGAAGCAGGAATTTTAAAAGCAATTGAATTTGAGCTCCTTTGGCTAAAAAGCAAACGTCGATATTACTCACGAATCAAAGCTGAAGATGATCAACGTATCAATATGCTTGAAAAACGACTTGGCCACTAA
- a CDS encoding NAD-dependent epimerase/dehydratase family protein codes for MTILIIGANGFIGRHLGEYLAKHSTYSLLTPSSKELNVAQEESVDAYMETHKPEIIINCANRGGGRDSGNENIVHENLRMFFNIVKYSDKVSKIIHFGSGAEYSKHKPIVDVKEEDADISIPLDEYGFYKSICSKFIDKSDNNLNLRIFGCYGEYENYEFKFISNAIVKNLLHLPITINKNVFFDYIYVNDLVKIVDHFLHHDSKHKVYNLTTGKKIDLITLVHLINETSDFTSEIKVINDGLNNEYTSDNSRLMDAMDGFEFTSHRTAIIEMRHYYASILDTIDREKIEADPYLKLCTTFWNKHEEKE; via the coding sequence ATGACGATTCTCATCATCGGTGCAAACGGGTTTATCGGCAGGCATTTAGGCGAATATTTGGCCAAGCATAGTACCTATTCCCTCTTGACTCCTAGTAGTAAAGAACTTAATGTTGCTCAGGAAGAAAGTGTTGATGCCTATATGGAAACACATAAGCCTGAGATTATCATCAACTGTGCCAATCGCGGCGGCGGGCGAGACAGCGGCAATGAAAACATCGTTCATGAAAATCTCCGTATGTTTTTCAACATCGTCAAATACTCCGATAAAGTGTCGAAAATCATCCATTTCGGCAGCGGGGCGGAATACAGCAAGCATAAGCCTATTGTTGATGTCAAAGAAGAAGATGCAGATATTTCTATCCCTTTGGATGAATACGGATTTTATAAATCGATATGTTCCAAATTTATTGATAAAAGTGACAATAACCTCAATCTTAGAATATTTGGTTGTTACGGTGAGTATGAGAATTATGAGTTCAAATTTATCTCAAATGCCATTGTCAAAAATCTTTTGCATTTACCGATAACGATCAATAAAAATGTCTTTTTCGATTATATCTATGTGAATGATTTGGTAAAAATCGTCGATCATTTTCTGCATCATGACAGCAAACATAAAGTTTATAATCTGACAACCGGCAAAAAAATCGATTTGATTACACTAGTGCATTTGATCAATGAAACGAGTGACTTCACCTCTGAGATCAAGGTCATCAATGATGGTCTGAACAATGAGTATACATCGGATAACAGTCGCTTAATGGATGCGATGGACGGATTTGAGTTTACCTCTCATCGTACTGCGATTATAGAGATGCGTCACTATTATGCCTCTATTTTGGATACGATCGACAGAGAAAAAATCGAAGCAGACCCCTATTTAAAGCTTTGCACTACATTTTGGAATAAACACGAGGAGAAAGAATGA
- the rfbH gene encoding lipopolysaccharide biosynthesis protein RfbH — translation MTPAEQLKNEILQKTKEYYELVHKPVQEKEFVSGKSRVNYAGRVFDEREMVNLVDSSLDFWLTYGDYSKQFEKKLADYLGVRWTFLVNSGSSANLLAFYTLTSPLLGDRQVKRGDEVITVAAGFPTTVAPIVQYGAVPVFVDMELTHFNIDVTQLEAALSPKTKAIMIAHTLGNPFNLRAVKEFCDKHNLWLIEDNCDALGSTYEGKPTGTWGDIGTSSFYPPHHMTMGEGGATYTDNPLLKKIMLSMRDWGRDCWCESGIDNTCGCRFSQSFGTLPKGYDHKYVYSHFGFNLKVSDMQAAIGVAQLEKFPTFVEKRKENFTKLYEGLKGIDELVLNSATPNSDPSWFGFMITLKDGVQFSRNELVEHLENANIQTRNLFAGNMLRHPMFDSMVQECDYRVVGDLPNTDKIMNDSFWIGLYPGMGDNAIAYMITKIKEFTCK, via the coding sequence ATGACACCGGCAGAACAACTTAAAAATGAGATATTACAAAAAACCAAAGAATATTATGAATTAGTTCATAAACCTGTACAAGAGAAAGAATTTGTATCCGGTAAAAGCCGTGTAAACTATGCAGGGCGTGTATTCGATGAACGTGAAATGGTCAATCTCGTCGATAGTTCACTCGATTTTTGGCTCACTTATGGTGATTATTCCAAACAATTTGAGAAAAAACTTGCCGACTATCTGGGAGTACGATGGACATTTTTGGTCAATAGCGGGAGTTCAGCAAATTTGCTCGCATTTTATACCCTTACGTCACCGTTATTGGGTGATCGTCAGGTCAAACGGGGAGATGAAGTGATCACCGTCGCGGCAGGTTTCCCAACCACCGTTGCTCCTATCGTCCAATACGGCGCCGTTCCTGTCTTCGTCGATATGGAACTGACTCATTTTAACATCGATGTAACGCAGCTCGAAGCGGCACTGAGCCCAAAAACCAAAGCGATTATGATCGCCCATACCCTCGGGAATCCTTTTAACCTCCGAGCCGTCAAAGAGTTTTGTGACAAACACAACCTTTGGCTGATAGAAGATAACTGTGATGCGCTAGGCTCTACCTATGAGGGCAAACCGACAGGAACCTGGGGAGACATCGGAACATCGAGTTTTTACCCGCCTCATCATATGACGATGGGAGAAGGGGGAGCAACCTATACGGACAACCCATTGCTGAAAAAAATCATGCTCTCGATGCGTGACTGGGGACGAGACTGCTGGTGTGAAAGCGGTATTGATAACACTTGTGGATGCCGTTTCTCCCAAAGCTTCGGAACCTTGCCAAAGGGTTATGATCATAAATATGTCTACAGCCATTTCGGATTTAACCTCAAAGTCTCCGATATGCAAGCGGCCATCGGTGTCGCACAGCTCGAAAAGTTCCCGACATTTGTCGAAAAACGTAAAGAAAACTTCACTAAACTCTACGAAGGGCTAAAGGGAATCGATGAATTGGTTCTGAATTCTGCCACGCCTAACAGCGATCCTAGCTGGTTTGGATTTATGATCACACTCAAAGACGGTGTACAATTTAGCCGTAATGAACTCGTAGAACATCTCGAAAACGCCAATATCCAAACTCGCAATCTCTTCGCCGGAAATATGCTCCGCCATCCGATGTTTGACAGTATGGTCCAAGAGTGTGATTATAGAGTTGTAGGTGATTTGCCCAATACGGACAAAATCATGAACGACAGCTTCTGGATCGGTCTCTACCCTGGTATGGGGGATAATGCGATTGCTTATATGATTACTAAGATAAAAGAGTTTACCTGTAAATGA
- a CDS encoding glycosyltransferase family 10: MKIAFHNLYEELNKNNFMFENHNASIGDNLLSPLIHLKAYAAQRGHTIASTDIIIPENADAIVFIDMPDENNVILQRAIATYKPLYLLALESPLIRPQSFDINKHSYFEKVFTWDDNLIQTNPDKYIKINYSFELPESIDVDLSKKTKLCTTIAGYKHAIHPYELYSKRIEAIRWFEQNHLEDFDLYGIGWDSYRFKGPKVIRALNRIKPLTKLLAPSFPSYKGKVDRKKEVLEKYKFAICYENARDIPGYITEKIFDCFFAGCIPIYWGADNITNYIPHTCFIDQRNFKSYEELYKHIQSMSDTEYKFYLENIETFLKSTQAYLFSNNYFADTILKSFDNE, translated from the coding sequence ATGAAGATTGCATTTCATAATCTATATGAAGAACTTAATAAAAATAATTTTATGTTTGAAAATCATAACGCTTCTATAGGTGACAATCTTTTATCTCCACTAATTCACCTAAAAGCATATGCGGCACAACGAGGTCACACAATTGCCTCAACTGATATTATTATTCCTGAAAATGCCGATGCCATTGTTTTCATTGACATGCCAGATGAAAATAATGTCATATTGCAACGCGCCATAGCCACATACAAACCTCTTTATCTTTTAGCACTTGAAAGCCCGCTGATTAGACCTCAAAGCTTTGATATCAACAAGCATTCGTATTTTGAAAAAGTGTTTACATGGGATGACAATTTAATTCAAACAAATCCTGATAAATATATCAAAATCAATTATTCTTTTGAATTACCTGAGAGCATTGACGTAGATTTATCCAAAAAAACGAAATTATGTACAACAATCGCTGGTTACAAACATGCGATACATCCTTATGAACTCTACTCAAAACGAATCGAAGCAATTCGATGGTTTGAACAAAACCATTTGGAAGATTTTGATCTCTATGGGATTGGATGGGATAGTTATCGCTTTAAAGGCCCAAAGGTTATCCGTGCCCTAAATCGCATCAAACCCCTTACAAAACTTTTGGCACCCTCATTTCCTTCATATAAAGGAAAAGTCGACCGAAAAAAAGAAGTTCTGGAAAAATATAAATTTGCCATCTGTTATGAAAATGCTCGTGATATTCCCGGATACATTACAGAAAAAATTTTTGACTGCTTTTTTGCAGGATGCATTCCAATCTATTGGGGTGCTGACAATATAACAAACTATATCCCACATACATGTTTTATTGATCAACGTAACTTTAAAAGCTACGAAGAACTTTATAAGCATATACAATCTATGTCCGATACTGAATATAAATTTTACTTAGAAAATATCGAAACTTTTTTAAAAAGTACCCAGGCATATTTGTTTAGCAATAATTATTTTGCAGACACTATCTTAAAAAGTTTTGATAATGAATGA
- a CDS encoding oligosaccharide flippase family protein, with translation MNEKKIFLQGFSSGLFVKLGSAILSFLIIPIYINYFGNNDYGSIIVLTTAISIASIINIGLPSAIATIGAQSFTYQKVYYLFKSTFFPYIIYLLLCLFLLTFLFDHFNTLIFNVLLKSSLTISHSIFLTLIIIASAVSGYIQSLFTALHKLHLANFLQGFATLQYPLALFITISLNENIQFYFSIASLFACMNIVVFLFLYLKFYIPKEKIEPLLDYFHSKQNIAITSLTALSITIISLIINQVDVLIISYYLTKTEVVKYSILAKIIGLEILLYGVFFGAITPLIAKWYRQNNFDKIKFIHHISFNVMSIVGGVILLGNMLFMQKFITLWVGESQYIGTINVLIYSFFIYLFGMYSINYITFSSFNIKRKMTLIASIIEPTIKIVLSILFTKYFGVTGTLLSMFLLGLFITFPLTTFFLYNFSNGLIQVNISYPFKNFCLLISPLLIVSYYLSSSNVLLLIPAAFLLLAIYTIGSWYQLDTNQRNQAIQLFGKRHE, from the coding sequence ATGAATGAAAAAAAAATCTTTTTACAAGGATTCAGTTCAGGTCTATTTGTCAAATTAGGTTCAGCGATACTCTCTTTTTTAATCATTCCGATCTATATAAATTATTTTGGTAATAATGACTATGGTTCAATCATTGTATTGACAACAGCAATATCAATAGCATCTATAATCAATATTGGTTTGCCTAGTGCTATAGCAACCATTGGTGCACAAAGTTTTACATATCAAAAAGTTTATTATTTATTTAAATCTACATTTTTCCCATATATCATTTATTTACTGCTATGTTTATTTCTTTTAACATTTCTTTTTGATCATTTCAATACTTTAATATTTAATGTTCTGTTAAAATCATCTTTAACAATTAGTCATTCAATATTTTTGACTTTGATTATTATCGCTTCTGCCGTTAGTGGCTACATTCAGTCACTTTTTACTGCACTTCATAAATTACATCTTGCAAATTTCCTGCAAGGATTTGCAACACTGCAATATCCGTTAGCGCTTTTTATTACCATCTCCTTAAATGAAAATATTCAATTTTATTTCTCTATCGCAAGTTTATTTGCATGTATGAATATAGTAGTTTTTTTATTCCTATATTTAAAATTTTATATTCCCAAAGAAAAAATCGAGCCTCTTTTAGACTATTTTCATTCAAAACAAAACATTGCCATTACCTCACTTACTGCATTGTCCATTACAATTATTTCTTTAATTATCAATCAAGTCGATGTATTAATTATTTCTTACTATTTGACTAAAACAGAAGTGGTAAAGTATTCCATTCTTGCCAAAATTATTGGTTTAGAGATTTTATTATACGGGGTTTTTTTCGGTGCCATAACTCCACTCATAGCAAAATGGTATCGACAAAATAATTTTGATAAGATCAAATTTATTCATCACATCTCTTTCAATGTTATGTCTATTGTTGGCGGTGTTATTCTCCTTGGCAATATGCTATTTATGCAAAAATTTATTACATTATGGGTTGGTGAATCTCAATATATCGGGACAATCAATGTTTTAATTTATTCATTTTTTATCTATCTTTTTGGTATGTACAGTATTAATTACATTACATTTTCATCTTTTAATATAAAACGTAAAATGACTCTTATAGCGTCTATTATAGAACCTACTATCAAAATTGTTCTATCAATTTTATTTACAAAATATTTTGGTGTTACCGGTACTTTATTAAGTATGTTTTTACTTGGTTTGTTTATAACTTTTCCGCTAACAACATTCTTTTTATATAATTTTTCCAATGGATTAATACAAGTAAATATTTCATACCCATTTAAAAATTTTTGCTTATTAATTTCTCCTCTGCTAATTGTTTCATACTATTTGTCAAGTTCAAATGTTCTATTGTTGATTCCTGCAGCATTTTTACTTTTAGCTATTTATACAATCGGCAGTTGGTATCAATTGGATACAAATCAAAGGAATCAAGCAATACAATTATTTGGAAAACGACATGAGTAA
- a CDS encoding glycosyltransferase family 2 protein yields the protein MSNNLITILIPTYNRLELLQKAYNSCKNQTDIHFDLIVVDNASDDGTQQFLKTIHKEDKIISELILNPINLGATLSITNALTKVKTRWVTILCDDDTIEPNFIEKSLPIISTTNTGFVITGFRTVDENGNTTLIHNTSQQTFNRNKFLLNFLNGKIQTAGVSGFFFINEIISKPKNYPKGFLSDTMICVEAGLYNGAELIAECLYNRLEWSGSESTFSIKNTKMYFESLLLFGQDLTNLLDSYQLTPDIVQRAKQTQSLKHFFWIVLFPILRNSSITLKDLIDFSTLIDRYDKRYFLHFTFMIILYPFMSKISLPVRQKLFSILRDIKRKFL from the coding sequence ATGAGTAACAACTTAATTACAATACTTATTCCAACATACAATAGACTGGAATTACTACAAAAGGCTTACAATTCCTGTAAAAACCAAACGGATATACATTTTGATCTGATTGTCGTTGATAATGCCTCAGATGATGGAACGCAACAATTTTTAAAAACGATTCACAAAGAAGATAAAATAATTTCTGAACTTATTCTAAATCCTATCAATCTCGGAGCGACCCTATCAATTACGAATGCTCTCACAAAAGTCAAAACACGATGGGTAACTATACTATGTGATGATGATACGATTGAGCCAAATTTTATTGAAAAATCTCTACCTATAATCAGTACAACTAACACGGGTTTTGTAATTACAGGATTCAGAACAGTTGATGAGAATGGGAATACGACACTAATACACAATACCAGCCAACAAACATTTAATCGAAATAAATTTCTTTTAAATTTTTTAAATGGGAAAATTCAAACGGCAGGGGTATCTGGATTCTTTTTTATCAACGAGATCATTTCAAAACCAAAAAACTATCCCAAAGGCTTTTTATCAGATACTATGATATGTGTTGAAGCAGGTTTGTATAATGGTGCCGAACTTATTGCTGAGTGTTTATACAATCGACTCGAATGGAGCGGGAGTGAATCTACATTTTCAATCAAAAACACTAAAATGTACTTTGAAAGTTTATTACTTTTTGGTCAGGATCTTACAAATCTGTTAGATAGTTACCAGCTTACTCCTGATATTGTTCAACGCGCCAAACAAACACAATCTCTCAAACATTTTTTTTGGATTGTTCTATTTCCAATTTTAAGAAATTCATCCATTACGCTTAAAGACTTAATCGATTTTTCCACACTTATTGATCGTTATGATAAGAGGTACTTTTTACATTTTACATTCATGATTATTTTATATCCTTTTATGAGTAAAATTTCTCTACCTGTGCGACAAAAACTATTTAGCATTTTACGTGATATTAAAAGAAAATTTTTATGA